A genome region from Vulpes lagopus strain Blue_001 chromosome 7, ASM1834538v1, whole genome shotgun sequence includes the following:
- the PRR22 gene encoding proline-rich protein 22 isoform X2: MQHPKPFYAPTAPQEGFSPQGLDGTEGRGSQPAPACTEPLPTVGSSNLYQPPNLDKEIFPAPPAGFQMAPCGCFFDPRIYRIEWATTDFGQSSLYKLTAVGGGGPPGAPAGGPASPGTYLLEPQHYLKAPVAAPPPPPYPHYQPVPGGPQYFLPYFPPEGPGPEALGFVGDGGPPAYMELPPPLLKEGLGPPPPPPVPKDNKLPSLLITLPTEATLPPGAYGHLKGRLSQFHGPSEPLAFPSKELQGGGAGSALLYPQGAAEPKVAEAEAAPLGAGEARTPEAARAFVLPEKVLLEDAMKLFDCLPGNAEPEGFPRKAPGPALPDSRGGGDDSSSDIRSLHLPDELLSFDYSVPEILDTVSNVDCFFNFKALDEEPPPRPGPPAANVVAPVVRPELPKRKAGSSSSKKGRQGGKGKQAVGLAGATPSGPRQDLGATPH; this comes from the exons atgCAGCACCCCAAACCCTTCTATGCGCCTACAGCTCCCCAAGAAGGCTTCAGCCCCCAGGGCCTGGATGGCACCGAGGGGCGAGGCAGCCAGCCCGCTCCCGCctgcacggagcctcttcctACTGTGG GTTCCTCCAACCTGTATCAGCCCCCAAACCTGGATAAAGAGATCTTTCCAGCCCCTCCGGCAG GTTTCCAGATGGCACCCTGCGGGTGCTTCTTTGACCCTCGCATCTACCGAATCGAGTGGGCCACCACCGACTTCGGCCAATCGTCCCTGTACAAGCTGACAGCAGTGGGCGGTGGGGGACCGCCCGGGGCTCCGGCTGGGGGCCCCGCCTCGCCAGGCACCTACCTCCTAGAGCCCCAGCACTACCTCAAGGCCCCCGTggcagcgcccccacccccaccgtaCCCCCACTACCAGCCGGTGCCCGGGGGCCCCCAGTACTTCCTGCCCTACTTCCCACCTGAGGGGCCTGGGCCAGAGGCCCTGGGCTTTGTGGGGGATGGGGGGCCCCCTGCCTACATGGAGCTGCCTCCACCCCTGCTCAAGGAAGGCCTGGGGCCGCCACCCCCACCACCTGTCCCCAAGGATAACAAGTTACCTTCCCTGCTCATCACACTCCCCACTGAGGCCACGCTGCCCCCCGGCGCCTATGGCCACCTCAAGGGCCGCCTCAGTCAGTTCCACGGGCCCAGTGAGCCCCTGGCCTTCCCCTCCAAGGAGCTGCAGGGTGGTGGGGCCGGGTCGGCCCTGCTGTACCCGCAGGGTGCCGCGGAGCCCAAGGTGGCTGAGGCAGAGGCAGCCCCACTGGGGGCGGGCGAGGCCAGGACCCCCGAGGCAGCCAGGGCCTTCGTGCTGCCTGAGAAGGTGCTTCTGGAAGATGCCATGAAGCTCTTCGACTGCTTGCCGGGCAACGCCGAGCCCGAGGGGTTCCCGCGCAAGGCCCCGGGGCCTGCCCTGCCGGACAGCAGGGGCGGCGGGGACGACTCATCCAGCGACATCCGCTCGCTGCACCTGCCGGACGAGCTGCTGTCCTTTGACTACAGCGTGCCCGAGATCCTGGACACCGTGTCCAACGTGGACTGCTTTTTCAACTTCAAAGCCCTCGATGAGGagccgccgccccgcccggggcCCCCAGCTGCCAACGTGGTGGCCCCCGTGGTGCGACCTGAGCTTCCCAAGAGGAAGGCCGGCTCCTCATCCAGCaagaaggggaggcagggaggcaaggGCAAGCAGGCTGTGGGCCTGGCCGGCGCCACCCCCTCGGGGCCCAGGCAGGACCTGGGAGCCACCCCCCATTAA
- the PRR22 gene encoding proline-rich protein 22 isoform X1, with the protein MRLQLPKKASAPRAWMAPRGEAASPLPPARSLFLLWVPPTCISPQTWIKRSFQPLRQVGPRAPLRAAPPWPAGFQMAPCGCFFDPRIYRIEWATTDFGQSSLYKLTAVGGGGPPGAPAGGPASPGTYLLEPQHYLKAPVAAPPPPPYPHYQPVPGGPQYFLPYFPPEGPGPEALGFVGDGGPPAYMELPPPLLKEGLGPPPPPPVPKDNKLPSLLITLPTEATLPPGAYGHLKGRLSQFHGPSEPLAFPSKELQGGGAGSALLYPQGAAEPKVAEAEAAPLGAGEARTPEAARAFVLPEKVLLEDAMKLFDCLPGNAEPEGFPRKAPGPALPDSRGGGDDSSSDIRSLHLPDELLSFDYSVPEILDTVSNVDCFFNFKALDEEPPPRPGPPAANVVAPVVRPELPKRKAGSSSSKKGRQGGKGKQAVGLAGATPSGPRQDLGATPH; encoded by the exons ATGCGCCTACAGCTCCCCAAGAAGGCTTCAGCCCCCAGGGCCTGGATGGCACCGAGGGGCGAGGCAGCCAGCCCGCTCCCGCctgcacggagcctcttcctACTGTGG GTTCCTCCAACCTGTATCAGCCCCCAAACCTGGATAAAGAGATCTTTCCAGCCCCTCCGGCAG GTGGGTCCCAGAGCTCCTCTCAgggctgcccctccctggcctgcAGGTTTCCAGATGGCACCCTGCGGGTGCTTCTTTGACCCTCGCATCTACCGAATCGAGTGGGCCACCACCGACTTCGGCCAATCGTCCCTGTACAAGCTGACAGCAGTGGGCGGTGGGGGACCGCCCGGGGCTCCGGCTGGGGGCCCCGCCTCGCCAGGCACCTACCTCCTAGAGCCCCAGCACTACCTCAAGGCCCCCGTggcagcgcccccacccccaccgtaCCCCCACTACCAGCCGGTGCCCGGGGGCCCCCAGTACTTCCTGCCCTACTTCCCACCTGAGGGGCCTGGGCCAGAGGCCCTGGGCTTTGTGGGGGATGGGGGGCCCCCTGCCTACATGGAGCTGCCTCCACCCCTGCTCAAGGAAGGCCTGGGGCCGCCACCCCCACCACCTGTCCCCAAGGATAACAAGTTACCTTCCCTGCTCATCACACTCCCCACTGAGGCCACGCTGCCCCCCGGCGCCTATGGCCACCTCAAGGGCCGCCTCAGTCAGTTCCACGGGCCCAGTGAGCCCCTGGCCTTCCCCTCCAAGGAGCTGCAGGGTGGTGGGGCCGGGTCGGCCCTGCTGTACCCGCAGGGTGCCGCGGAGCCCAAGGTGGCTGAGGCAGAGGCAGCCCCACTGGGGGCGGGCGAGGCCAGGACCCCCGAGGCAGCCAGGGCCTTCGTGCTGCCTGAGAAGGTGCTTCTGGAAGATGCCATGAAGCTCTTCGACTGCTTGCCGGGCAACGCCGAGCCCGAGGGGTTCCCGCGCAAGGCCCCGGGGCCTGCCCTGCCGGACAGCAGGGGCGGCGGGGACGACTCATCCAGCGACATCCGCTCGCTGCACCTGCCGGACGAGCTGCTGTCCTTTGACTACAGCGTGCCCGAGATCCTGGACACCGTGTCCAACGTGGACTGCTTTTTCAACTTCAAAGCCCTCGATGAGGagccgccgccccgcccggggcCCCCAGCTGCCAACGTGGTGGCCCCCGTGGTGCGACCTGAGCTTCCCAAGAGGAAGGCCGGCTCCTCATCCAGCaagaaggggaggcagggaggcaaggGCAAGCAGGCTGTGGGCCTGGCCGGCGCCACCCCCTCGGGGCCCAGGCAGGACCTGGGAGCCACCCCCCATTAA